A stretch of the Solanum dulcamara chromosome 6, daSolDulc1.2, whole genome shotgun sequence genome encodes the following:
- the LOC129892957 gene encoding uncharacterized protein LOC129892957: MTDQAKLAADIRQNQLAIQNLEKQLGQMASAHISRQQGAYQGIPKYANFVKDIVANKSKLAKFEIVSLTEECSLRILNKSKLPAKQKDPRSFTVQITIGKYNNARGLCNLGASINLMPRSMLKKLGLGELKATTILLQLADRSVPRPDGIIEDVLVQVGSLIFFVDFVVLDFEPDPDVPFFLGRPFLTTGGALIDVVVGRLTMRAHDKVEVFDVYHVLKLPVVYEKLSAITIIDEEVSTQCIITNDSLAKVVMGQDIEKNVKAKELASVLNMPNISIWKKNVEPLNRELGLSPKPSLEEAPKLELKQLPAHLRYVFLGVNNTLLVIFSSALSEAQVIAALAKKT; encoded by the exons ATGACTGACCAAGCTAAGCTAGCTGCAGATATTCGACAGAATCAGTTAGCTatccaaaatttagaaaaacaACTTGGGCAAATGGCAAGTGCACATATTTCTCGCCAACAAGGGGCTTACCAG GGAATCCCAAAATATGCTAATTTTGTCAAAGATATTGTGGCCAATAAAAGCAAGTTAGCAAAATTTGAAATAGTGTCACTCACTGAAGAGTGTAGTTTAAGAATATTGAACAAAAGTAAGCTTCCAGCTAAACAAAAAGATCCACGTAGTTTCACAGTACAGATAACCATTGGTAAGTATAATAATGCAAGAGGTCTCTGTAATCTGGGTGCTAGTATTAACTTGATGCCtagatctatgcttaagaaattaggccTAGGAGAACTTAAAGCAACAACTATTTTGCTACAGTTAGCTGATCGTTCTGTACCTAGACCTGACGGTATCATTGAAGATGTGTTGGTACAAGTAGGATCCctcattttttttgtagattttgTTGTTTTAGATTTTGAACCTGACCCCGATGTTCCGTTTTTCTTAGGACGCCCATTCTTAACAACAGGCGGGGCACTTATTGATGTGGTTGTAGGTAGGTTAACCATGAGAGCACATGACAAAGTAGAGGTGTTCGATGTATATCATGTACTGAAATTACCTGTAGTCTATGAAAAACTGTCTGCTATAACCATCATCGATGAGGAAGTCTCAACTCAATGCATTATAACAAATGATTCGTTGGCAAAAGTCGTGatgggtcaagatattgaaaAGAACGTGAAAGCTAAAGAGTTAGCTAGTGTGCTTAATATGCCAAATATCAGCATATGGAAGAAGAATGTAGAACCCTTAAACAGAGAATTGGGCCTTTCACCCAAGCCTTCTCTAGAAGAAGCTCCTAAATTGGAGTTAAAACAATTGCCAGCACATCTCAGGTATGTTTTTCTTGGAGTAAATAATACTTTACTTGTAATTTTTTCATCTGCTTTGTCTGAGGCACAGGTCATAGCAGCACTTGCTAAAAAGACATAA
- the LOC129891355 gene encoding RNA-binding KH domain-containing protein PEPPER-like: protein MAYIEQNQNGSLVTQESQNSQVKPEEADPGTVKIEPEVSIEKPKWPGWPGSCVFRLIVPVLKVGSIIGRKGELVKKMCEETGAKIRVLDGPASSPDRVVLISGKEEPEAALSPAMDAVIRVFKRVTGLSEGEDDVNLAGVAGAAFCSIRLLVASTQAVNLIGKQGSLIKPIQQNTGASIRVLSNDEMSIYATSDERIVEIQGEALKVLKALESVIGHLRKFLVDHSVLPLFEKSYNTPAVQERETEPWSERTMLNTSRPGLGDYPPRSGLGDYPPRSGLGDYPLPTKRDSLFSERESQLDSHYHSTGLSLYGQDPGLSLYGQDPGLSGTRTSGVGRAGNSVITQISQTVQMQIPLAYAEDIIGIGGASIAYIRRTSGAVLTVQESRGLSDEITVEIKGTSSQVQTAQQLIQEFMGSHKESLPSSYGQLDTGLRQSSYSNLGSGSYPSSSYGGHQYGGGYGSFGAGGGYSSYRS, encoded by the exons ATGGCTTACATCGAACAAAACCAAAATGGTTCTCTAGTAACGCAAGAatctcaaaattctcaagtaaAGCCAGAAGAAGCAGACCCAGGAACAGTGAAAATCGAACCAGAGGTTTCGATAGAGAAGCCGAAATGGCCTGGATGGCCTGGGAGTTGTGTGTTCAGATTGATTGTACCTGTGTTAAAAGTTGGAAGTATTATTGGGCGTAAAGGAGAACTTGTTAAGAAGATGTGTGAAGAAACAGGGGCGAAGATTCGGGTTCTTGATGGCCCTGCTTCTTCTCCTGATCGTGTT GTTCTAATATCGGGGAAAGAAGAACCCGAGGCAGCATTATCCCCTGCGATGGATGCTGTAATAAGAGTGTTCAAACGTGTCACTGGTCTGTCTGAAGGTGAAGATGATGTCAACTTAGCTGGAGTTGCTGGGGCTGCATTCTGCTCCATCAGACTACTTGTAGCATCAACACAAGCTGTGAACTTAATAGGAAAGCAAGGGTCTTTAATCAAGCCTATCCAGCAAAATACTGGTGCCTCCATTCGAGTTCTTTCCAATG ATGAGATGTCAATCTATGCGACTTCGGATGAGAGAATTGTGGAAATTCAAGGTGAAGCTCTCAAGGTTCTTAAAGCTTTAGAATCAGTGATTGGGCACCTTAGAAAGTTCTTGGTGGATCATAGCGTTCTTCCCTTGTTTGAAAAGAGT TACAATACACCTGCTGTTCAGGAGCGCGAAACTGAGCCTTGGTCTGAGAGGACGATGCTTAATACTTCACGACCAGGACTTGGTGATTATCCTCCTCGATCAGGACTTGGTGATTATCCTCCTCGATCAGGACTTGGTGATTATCCTCTTCCAACAAAGAGGGACTCTCTATTTTCTGAACGTGAAAGCCAACTGGACTCACATTATCATTCTACTGGACTTTCACTGTATGGTCAAGATCCTGGACTTTCATTGTATGGACAAGATCCTGGACTTTCTGGAACTCGCACTTCAGGTGTTGGTCGTGCTGGGAATTCTGTTATTACTCAG ATATCCCAGACTGTTCAAATGCAAATACCTCTAGCTTATGCAGAAGATATCATTGGCATAGGGGGAGCAAGTATTGCTTATATACGGCGTACTAGTGGTGCCGTTCTTACTGTGCAAGAAAGTCGTGGTTTATCTGATGAAATCACGGTGGAAATAAAAGGGACGTCATCACAAGTTCAGACAGCCCAGCAACTTATCCAG GAATTCATGGGCAGCCACAAAGAATCACTTCCGAGCAGTTATGGCCAGTTAGATACAGGCTTGAGGCAATCGTCTTACTCTAACCTAGGCAGTGGCTCTTATCCATCATCTTCATATGGAGGACATCAATATGGTGGTGGCTATGGATCATTTGGTGCAGGAGGAGGCTACAGTAGCTACAGGTCATGA